A window of bacterium genomic DNA:
GAGACAAATCCACGTCGTCATATCCCATAGAAGATAGAAAAACCTTGCGCAGAAAACGACTAAAACCCTCGTCCCCATAACTTGTCAGTCCGCCGAAAAACCCTGGTGTATTTTCTTTTTTCATAGGGTAACCATATTCATGCGAGCGTTGACATACTTTGTAATAAGGAAGTCTTCTATACCCTCAGAGCCACCTTCTCGTCCAACACCTGATGATTTAACCCCGCCGAAAGGAGCTTCTGCCGTAGCTATCGTCAAATTATTTATTCCGACCATTCCGACCTCCAACTGAAGGCCAATCTGAATTGCCCGATTTAGATCTTGAGTGAAAATAAAGCCGGCCAAGCCATATGGGGTCGAATTTGCCAACTCAATCGCCTCACGAATATCCGAGAACGTTGAAATAGGGGCAATGGGGCCAAATGTTTCTTCTCTCATCACCATCATGTCTTGGGATACATTGAGCAAAACGGTTGGTTCAAAAAAATAACCTACAGAAAACTCCTTCGATGCATCGCCGCCTAGTGCAACGTCAGCGCCTTTGTTACGGGCATCGTCAACCATGTCTTTCATTGCCTGAACACGCTTCTTTGTTCCAAGTGGGCCCATATCTGTATTTGCATCTAATCCGGCGCCTAAGCGAATTGTCTTCGTGTGCTCGATAAATTTCTCGATAAAACGTTTAGCCACCGCCTCATGAACGAAAAATCTATTTGCAGAGATGCATACTTGGCCGGCATTTCTAAATTTCCCTGTTGCACATAGTTTCGCTGCTTCATCAATATCTGCATCCTCAAGAACAATCACTGGAGAGTGACCGCCCAGTTCAACGGTCACTGGCTTGATGGACGCTGCTGCGCGCGTAAGTGTTATGACTCCTACCGGAACGGAGCCTGTGAGCGAAACTTTACGAATAACTTTCGAATCGATCAG
This region includes:
- a CDS encoding NAD-dependent succinate-semialdehyde dehydrogenase, which translates into the protein SIAQIIRRDVDVYARVMTLEQGKPFEQAKGEVLASADQFDWNADEARRVYGRIVQAKTESDQIHIYRQPIGPVAAFAPWNFPMLLPARKISAALAAGCVVIAMPAIESPLSALMIGKAAMEAGLPSGVLNMLTGDPVLLSQTLIDSKVIRKVSLTGSVPVGVITLTRAAASIKPVTVELGGHSPVIVLEDADIDEAAKLCATGKFRNAGQVCISANRFFVHEAVAKRFIEKFIEHTKTIRLGAGLDANTDMGPLGTKKRVQAMKDMVDDARNKGADVALGGDASKEFSVGYFFEPTVLLNVSQDMMVMREETFGPIAPISTFSDIREAIELANSTPYGLAGFIFTQDLNRAIQIGLQLEVGMVGINNLTIATAEAPFGGVKSSGVGREGGSEGIEDFLITKYVNARMNMVTL